In bacterium, the following are encoded in one genomic region:
- a CDS encoding S8 family serine peptidase yields the protein MILSRVSLFILLISNTLWGQTTEKTYWIFFKDKPDYLHATVIPDISPRALERRLKQNPHTSALIDESDYPVSSDYLAALSSHLVLIHNTSRWLNAACVQINERNIPLIQSLPFIREIRPAKARSVIASTTSHASFFSPITASFSRFSYGASLRQNSFVNAVTAHDSGYSGKGIRIGMIDTGFNLTHTAFSGIHVVADSDFVDHDGNVSEIGSKFTSSHGTFVLSAIASFHESFLIGTAFGADYILARTENNSDAIYELADESRWIAALEWMEQIGADLVSSSTSFFDEFPGTSHDYNIRDLDGKTGLTTLATDIAFQKGLLVFNSSGNNGAEDQDQYRISTPSDGKHMIAVGATIGDSTVASFSSRGPTADGRKKPDVAALGYEIRVVSSGTTGYQNFSGTSLSTPIVAGIAALALEANPAWSGSELYDAVRKTASLSKKPNHTIGYGVPDAMKIIRYNPASSDDFNPIRDVVNYPNPANPSTTIRFRSVISGRYSVHIYNTLGGLVRTIRDNASIAAGETVAALWDLKNDHGRRVSSGVYIYRIAMDDKSETRKILIIK from the coding sequence ATGATTTTGTCTCGCGTAAGTCTTTTTATTCTTTTGATAAGCAACACGCTTTGGGGTCAAACGACCGAAAAGACGTATTGGATCTTTTTTAAAGATAAACCAGACTACCTGCACGCCACGGTTATACCGGATATTTCGCCACGGGCTTTGGAACGGCGGCTAAAACAAAATCCGCATACGTCCGCGCTGATTGACGAATCCGATTACCCTGTTTCTTCGGATTACCTTGCGGCTTTATCCTCTCATCTTGTATTAATTCATAACACATCACGTTGGCTCAATGCGGCTTGTGTGCAAATCAATGAAAGAAACATCCCCCTTATTCAATCGCTTCCGTTTATCCGTGAAATTCGTCCGGCTAAAGCCCGATCGGTGATAGCGTCAACTACTTCACATGCATCTTTTTTTTCGCCTATCACTGCCTCGTTTAGTCGCTTTTCGTATGGCGCGTCATTACGGCAAAATTCATTTGTCAATGCCGTGACCGCTCATGACTCCGGTTATTCAGGGAAAGGAATTCGCATCGGCATGATTGATACGGGTTTTAATCTTACCCACACGGCTTTTTCAGGAATTCACGTCGTAGCAGATTCCGATTTTGTGGATCACGACGGTAACGTGAGCGAAATCGGTTCCAAATTTACCAGCAGCCATGGAACATTTGTACTTTCTGCAATTGCAAGTTTTCACGAAAGTTTTTTGATCGGTACGGCTTTCGGTGCGGATTATATTTTAGCTCGTACCGAAAATAACAGTGATGCGATCTATGAATTGGCGGATGAATCACGCTGGATTGCGGCTTTGGAATGGATGGAACAAATCGGTGCAGATTTAGTGTCCAGCTCTACCAGTTTTTTTGATGAATTCCCCGGCACCTCACATGACTATAACATTCGCGATTTGGACGGGAAAACCGGATTAACTACACTTGCCACCGATATTGCATTCCAAAAAGGACTGCTCGTATTTAATAGTTCCGGGAATAATGGCGCTGAAGATCAAGATCAATATCGTATCAGTACACCTTCTGACGGAAAACATATGATCGCTGTCGGCGCAACGATCGGTGACAGTACGGTGGCTAGCTTTAGTTCGCGAGGGCCTACGGCTGATGGCCGAAAAAAACCAGATGTTGCAGCGTTAGGCTACGAGATACGCGTAGTTTCCAGCGGAACAACGGGTTACCAAAATTTTTCGGGCACTTCGCTATCAACCCCTATTGTTGCCGGAATTGCCGCCTTAGCTTTGGAAGCAAACCCGGCCTGGTCCGGTTCGGAATTATATGATGCCGTCCGAAAAACGGCCAGTTTATCAAAAAAACCTAACCATACTATCGGCTATGGTGTGCCTGATGCGATGAAGATAATTCGTTATAACCCCGCTTCGTCCGATGATTTTAATCCGATACGCGATGTCGTCAATTATCCCAATCCGGCCAACCCATCCACTACTATACGTTTTCGATCCGTTATAAGCGGACGTTATTCTGTACATATCTATAATACGCTTGGCGGATTGGTGCGCACGATACGAGACAATGCGTCTATCGCGGCGGGCGAAACGGTAGCGGCGTTATGGGACTTAAAAAATGATCACGGACGGAGGGTCAGTTCGGGAGTATATATTTACCGCATTGCAATGGATGACAAATCAGAAACACGAAAAATTCTTATTATAAAATAG